The Streptomyces europaeiscabiei genome window below encodes:
- a CDS encoding LLM class oxidoreductase, with translation MHFADLEATHPGRFLLGLGVSHTKLAEQYRRLYAAMVDPLDALDAAGAPADRRAPAALGPRVLRLSLDRAADSHPYLVTPEHTAETRGTLEGGPLPAPELKVVLETAPATPGPSPVASQVIDDGPGDALPREVWRRPAGLLG, from the coding sequence GTGCACTTCGCCGACCTGGAGGCCACCCACCCCGGCCGTTTCCTCCTCGGCCTCGGCGTGAGCCACACGAAGCTCGCGGAGCAGTACCGGCGCCTCTACGCGGCGATGGTCGACCCCCTGGACGCCCTGGACGCGGCCGGAGCCCCCGCCGACCGCCGTGCCCCCGCCGCCCTCGGCCCCCGCGTGCTCCGCCTCTCCCTCGACCGCGCGGCCGACTCCCACCCATACCTGGTGACTCCGGAACACACGGCGGAGACGCGCGGGACACTGGAGGGCGGCCCGCTGCCGGCCCCCGAGCTGAAGGTCGTCCTGGAGACCGCCCCGGCCACGCCCGGTCCCTCGCCAGTGGCGTCGCAGGTGATCGACGACGGGCCGGGGGACGCGCTGCCGCGCGAGGTGTGGCGACGGCCGGCCGGTCTGCTGGGCTGA
- a CDS encoding glycoside hydrolase family 43 protein encodes MPAVLARLAAVFVAACLLFTAQVVTTPQRAAAADPGYLMTHFIGEGSTGQQMYFSYSTDGLNWTDLNGGGMTLRSTVGTRGVRDPALVRSPDGSKYWIIATDLCIGCGQSWGDSTSNGSRNLVVWESTDLVTWSAPWLLNVAGAIPDGRNAWAPEAIWDPATNNYVLYWATNATLNGVLKHRIYYARTTDFRTVTTPQVYIDRPGTQGIIDTQIVEVPSGVGNFRYVRASGDGQITLEGSNSILGTWTNLGNLSGIGLTGSQVEGPMWMKFRDRNEWTLYLDQYAAGKGYMPVTTTNPSASGTYKLPTSGTYSLGGTKKRHGSILNLTAAEDARIQARWANVAGKRLQSFNFQDRYVRHSNFDVRIDQNVTNDDAKFRPRPGLTGTGTVSFESVNFPGYYLRHDGSDFQLVYNDGTTQFAADATFRQVAGLADSTWSSFQSYNHPDRYIRHYAYQLKLETITTATGRSDATFRLTN; translated from the coding sequence ATGCCCGCGGTTCTCGCTCGGCTGGCGGCGGTATTCGTCGCCGCCTGCCTGCTCTTCACAGCCCAAGTCGTGACCACACCTCAGCGGGCCGCCGCCGCGGACCCGGGTTACCTGATGACGCACTTCATCGGGGAGGGGTCGACCGGTCAGCAGATGTACTTCTCGTACAGCACGGACGGTCTGAACTGGACCGACCTCAACGGTGGCGGGATGACCCTGCGCTCCACCGTGGGCACCCGTGGGGTGCGTGACCCCGCCCTGGTCCGCTCACCCGACGGCAGCAAGTACTGGATCATCGCGACCGACCTGTGCATCGGCTGCGGCCAGTCGTGGGGCGACTCCACCTCCAACGGCAGCCGCAACCTCGTCGTGTGGGAGTCCACCGACCTGGTCACCTGGTCGGCGCCGTGGCTGCTGAACGTCGCCGGCGCGATCCCCGACGGACGCAACGCCTGGGCCCCTGAGGCGATCTGGGACCCGGCCACCAACAACTACGTCCTGTACTGGGCGACCAACGCAACCCTCAACGGCGTACTGAAGCACCGGATCTACTACGCCCGCACCACCGACTTCCGCACCGTCACCACTCCCCAGGTCTACATCGACCGCCCCGGCACCCAGGGCATCATCGACACCCAGATCGTCGAGGTCCCCTCCGGTGTCGGCAACTTCCGCTACGTACGGGCCTCCGGCGACGGCCAGATCACCCTCGAAGGCAGCAACTCGATCCTCGGCACCTGGACCAACCTCGGCAACCTCTCCGGCATCGGCCTGACCGGCTCCCAGGTCGAGGGCCCGATGTGGATGAAGTTCCGCGACCGCAACGAGTGGACCCTCTACCTCGACCAGTACGCGGCCGGAAAGGGCTACATGCCGGTCACCACGACCAACCCCTCCGCCTCCGGCACCTACAAGCTCCCGACCTCGGGAACCTACTCCCTGGGCGGAACGAAGAAGCGCCACGGCTCGATCCTGAACCTGACCGCCGCCGAGGACGCCCGGATCCAGGCCCGCTGGGCCAACGTGGCGGGCAAGCGACTGCAGTCCTTCAACTTCCAGGACCGCTACGTCCGGCACAGCAACTTCGACGTACGCATCGACCAGAACGTCACCAACGATGACGCCAAGTTCCGGCCGCGGCCCGGCCTGACCGGCACCGGCACCGTCTCCTTCGAGTCGGTCAACTTCCCCGGCTACTACCTGCGCCACGACGGATCCGACTTCCAGCTCGTGTACAACGACGGCACCACCCAGTTCGCCGCGGACGCCACCTTCCGCCAGGTCGCCGGCCTCGCCGACTCGACATGGTCGTCCTTCCAGTCCTACAACCACCCCGACCGCTACATCCGCCACTACGCCTACCAGCTGAAACTCGAAACGATCACCACCGCGACGGGACGCAGCGACGCCACCTTCCGACTGACGAACTGA
- a CDS encoding alpha-L-rhamnosidase-related protein gives MHDVTRRSALRSAIAVAMAPTLGSLILPGLAPTASAAVSWTAKWIWAPSSSANQWVAFRRSFTLDSAPSKAVTQIAADSKYWLWVNGTLVVFEGGLKRGPNRTDTYYDEIDLAPYLTSGTNTVALLVWYFGKQGFSHSSSGKGGLLFQSDIETGSTTTRLVSNTGWKHKVHPGYSNNTSGTQVNFRLPESNVYYDARNAAAMADWQSSGFDDSAWSAPTDFGDVGAAPWNGLVERPIPQFRYSGLKSYTNNASLPATGQGSTAIWATLPSNIQVTPYLKVDAPAGAVIGIQTDHYDDGKGLVGIDQKTIFNVRATYVCTGGVQEFEALAWMSGTAVRYIIPAGVTIVDLKYRESGYDTDFDGSFTSSDALFDTVWTKAARTMYVNMRDNYMDCPTRERAQWWGDVVNQLKEGFYTFDTKSHDLGKKAISQLASWQESGGVLYSPMPSTIWTAELPNQMLASVWSFWTFHLYTGDTSAVTGAYPAVKKYLDLWGLGSDGLVAHRAGDWDWQDWGSNIDARVLNNCWYYLALDTAAKLADLSGNSGDVAGWQAQRTSIKANFDSLLWNSTKNEYRSPAYSGDTDDRANALAVVAGLATPSHYPAITNVLRTHLNASPYMEFYVLEALYMMGAATVAEERMRNRFAAQVADPDCHTLWEVWVKSQGTDNHAWNGGPLYALSAYAAGVRPTKAGWETYEVIPQTGTLTKINTVTPTVEGTIRFGIERDGTQVTLTLTSPSGTTARVGVPTYGGSQPVIKANGTTVFTGGSSTGSVSGLSYDGKDSSYVYFKVQPGTWTFTATGVGRLDDLALGRTVTSNSSLENSSWGRNRLTDGKLTSVSGARGYTSNEFASADVSANPVWVEIDLGADTDLDAVRLFPRTDTGGAGGGTAGFPVDFTIQTRPDGSSTYTTARTVTGQANPDGKVQTYGFKTTTARHVRLQATKLGTPASDESTKFRLQLAELTVPTAATAVKANYTLENSDWGKTRLLDGTTTSVAGAKGFTSIDFPAADVSDTPVWIEVDLGADRSIGSVTLHPRTDASGAGGGSANFPVDFTLQTRADGSGTYTTARTVTGQSNPSGAAQTYTLTSTTGRYLRLTATKLGTPASDESTKFRLQLAEIGIK, from the coding sequence ATGCACGACGTAACGCGCCGGTCCGCTCTACGCTCGGCCATAGCCGTGGCCATGGCCCCCACCCTGGGGTCCCTGATCCTGCCCGGCCTCGCGCCGACGGCGTCCGCGGCGGTCTCGTGGACCGCGAAGTGGATCTGGGCTCCGTCCAGCTCGGCGAACCAGTGGGTGGCGTTCCGTAGATCGTTCACCCTGGACTCCGCGCCCTCGAAGGCCGTGACGCAGATCGCGGCGGACTCGAAGTACTGGCTGTGGGTCAACGGCACGCTGGTGGTCTTCGAGGGCGGGCTCAAGCGCGGCCCGAACCGTACGGACACGTACTACGACGAGATCGACCTCGCCCCGTACCTGACCAGCGGCACCAACACGGTGGCGCTGCTGGTGTGGTACTTCGGCAAGCAGGGCTTCTCGCACAGCAGCAGCGGCAAGGGCGGGCTGTTGTTCCAGTCCGACATCGAGACCGGTTCCACCACGACCCGGCTGGTCAGCAACACCGGCTGGAAGCACAAGGTCCACCCGGGCTACTCGAACAACACCAGCGGCACCCAGGTCAACTTCCGGCTGCCGGAATCGAACGTCTACTACGACGCCCGCAACGCCGCCGCGATGGCCGACTGGCAGTCCTCCGGCTTCGACGACAGCGCCTGGAGCGCGCCCACCGACTTCGGCGACGTCGGCGCCGCTCCCTGGAACGGTCTCGTCGAGCGGCCGATCCCGCAGTTCCGCTACTCCGGCCTGAAGTCCTACACCAACAACGCCTCACTCCCGGCCACCGGCCAGGGCTCCACCGCGATCTGGGCCACCCTGCCGTCCAACATCCAGGTCACCCCGTACCTGAAGGTGGACGCCCCGGCCGGCGCGGTGATCGGCATCCAGACCGATCACTACGACGACGGCAAGGGCCTGGTCGGCATCGACCAGAAGACCATCTTCAACGTCCGCGCCACCTACGTCTGTACCGGCGGTGTCCAGGAGTTCGAGGCGCTGGCCTGGATGAGCGGTACCGCCGTGCGGTACATCATCCCGGCGGGCGTGACGATCGTGGATCTCAAGTACCGGGAGTCCGGGTACGACACGGACTTCGACGGGTCGTTCACCAGCAGCGACGCCTTGTTCGACACCGTGTGGACCAAGGCCGCCCGCACCATGTACGTCAACATGCGGGACAACTACATGGACTGCCCGACCCGCGAACGCGCCCAGTGGTGGGGCGATGTGGTCAACCAGCTGAAGGAAGGCTTCTACACCTTCGACACCAAGTCCCACGACCTCGGCAAGAAGGCCATCTCGCAGCTGGCCTCCTGGCAGGAGTCCGGCGGCGTGCTGTACTCCCCGATGCCCTCGACCATCTGGACCGCCGAGCTGCCCAACCAGATGCTCGCCTCGGTGTGGTCGTTCTGGACGTTCCACCTCTACACCGGCGACACGAGCGCGGTCACCGGCGCCTACCCGGCGGTGAAGAAGTATCTGGACCTGTGGGGCCTGGGCAGCGACGGTCTGGTCGCCCACCGCGCCGGGGACTGGGACTGGCAGGACTGGGGCAGCAACATCGACGCCCGGGTCCTGAACAACTGCTGGTACTACCTGGCCCTGGACACCGCCGCCAAGCTCGCCGACCTCAGCGGCAACAGCGGCGACGTCGCCGGATGGCAGGCCCAGCGCACCAGCATCAAGGCCAACTTCGACTCCCTGCTGTGGAACTCCACCAAGAACGAGTACCGCTCGCCCGCCTACAGCGGCGACACCGACGACCGGGCCAACGCCCTCGCGGTGGTCGCGGGCCTGGCCACCCCCAGCCACTACCCGGCGATCACCAACGTGCTGCGCACCCACCTCAACGCCAGCCCGTACATGGAGTTCTACGTCCTGGAGGCGCTGTACATGATGGGCGCGGCCACGGTCGCCGAGGAGCGGATGCGCAACCGCTTCGCCGCCCAGGTCGCCGACCCCGACTGCCACACCCTGTGGGAGGTGTGGGTCAAGTCGCAGGGCACCGACAACCATGCATGGAACGGCGGCCCGCTGTACGCCCTGTCCGCCTACGCCGCGGGTGTCCGCCCCACCAAGGCCGGCTGGGAGACGTACGAGGTGATCCCGCAGACCGGCACCCTCACGAAGATCAACACAGTGACGCCGACCGTCGAGGGAACCATCCGCTTCGGCATCGAGCGGGACGGCACCCAGGTGACCCTGACGCTCACCTCGCCGAGCGGGACGACCGCCCGTGTCGGTGTGCCCACCTACGGCGGCTCCCAGCCGGTCATCAAGGCGAACGGCACCACCGTCTTCACCGGCGGCTCCTCCACGGGCAGCGTCAGCGGTCTGAGCTATGACGGCAAGGACTCCTCGTACGTCTACTTCAAGGTCCAGCCGGGCACGTGGACGTTCACGGCGACGGGCGTCGGCCGCCTCGACGACCTGGCTCTGGGGCGGACGGTCACCAGCAACAGCAGCCTGGAGAACAGCAGCTGGGGCAGGAACCGGCTCACCGACGGCAAGCTCACCAGCGTGTCCGGTGCCAGGGGCTACACCAGCAACGAGTTCGCCTCGGCCGACGTCAGCGCGAACCCCGTGTGGGTGGAGATCGACCTCGGCGCCGACACCGACCTGGACGCCGTACGCCTCTTCCCCCGCACCGACACCGGGGGAGCGGGCGGCGGTACGGCGGGCTTCCCCGTCGACTTCACGATCCAGACGCGCCCCGACGGATCCAGCACCTACACCACTGCCCGTACCGTCACCGGCCAGGCCAACCCCGACGGCAAGGTCCAGACGTACGGCTTCAAGACCACCACCGCCCGCCACGTCCGCCTCCAGGCCACCAAACTCGGCACCCCCGCCTCCGACGAGTCCACCAAGTTCCGCCTGCAGCTCGCCGAGCTCACCGTCCCCACCGCCGCGACGGCCGTGAAGGCCAACTACACGCTGGAGAACAGCGACTGGGGCAAGACCCGACTCCTGGACGGCACCACCACCAGTGTCGCCGGCGCCAAGGGCTTCACCAGCATCGACTTCCCCGCCGCCGACGTCAGCGACACACCCGTATGGATCGAGGTCGACCTCGGCGCCGACCGGTCCATCGGCTCCGTCACCCTCCACCCGCGCACCGACGCCAGTGGAGCCGGCGGCGGCTCGGCAAACTTCCCCGTCGACTTCACACTGCAGACCCGCGCCGACGGATCCGGCACCTACACCACCGCCAGAACCGTCACCGGCCAGTCCAACCCGAGCGGAGCCGCCCAGACCTACACCCTCACCTCCACCACCGGCCGCTACCTGCGCCTGACCGCGACGAAACTCGGTACCCCGGCCTCCGACGAGAGCACCAAGTTCCGTCTTCAGCTGGCCGAGATCGGCATCAAGTAG
- a CDS encoding family 43 glycosylhydrolase, whose protein sequence is MVRIQVRHWVTSVAALLALFASLLAVQPPSPAAAADGKPYTNPVKSQKGADPWLEYYNGNYYLVTTSFTGELTMRKSPTLAGLSTAPSVQVWSDSTSSRNWNMWAPEIHFFDGKWYLYYSAGPRASACCDDQRTHVLESAGSDPMGPYTFKNTFTGSNLNPNGWLIDASVLKHNDKLYLVGSGSAGGSKQSLVIAPLSNPYTLASSTFTVISSPTLSWETQSGEVNEGPEPLYRNGRTFLVYSASACWGPDYKLGQLELTGSDPLLASSWTKKQTPVFQRSDANSVYAPGHNGFFTSPDGTENWIVYHANDAAGDGCDNGRTTRAQKFTWNADGTPNFGTPVALGATIAGPSGETATTPTAYTIVNRNSGKCLDVNGGSTADGANIFQWTCNGGANQKWRVEDRADDTSRLVNVATGKVADVADCASADGADIRQWSWLNNNCQKFRMVYLGGDYVRIVNASTGKVMDVADCGTANGTDVRQWSWLNNNCQQWRLVPTTA, encoded by the coding sequence GTGGTCCGCATCCAAGTCCGCCACTGGGTGACGTCGGTGGCCGCACTGCTGGCCCTGTTCGCGTCACTCCTCGCCGTCCAGCCGCCGTCGCCCGCCGCCGCGGCCGACGGCAAGCCTTACACCAACCCGGTCAAGTCGCAGAAAGGCGCCGACCCGTGGCTGGAGTACTACAACGGCAACTACTACCTGGTGACGACATCGTTCACCGGTGAGCTGACCATGCGGAAATCGCCCACGCTCGCCGGGCTGAGCACCGCGCCCAGCGTGCAGGTGTGGTCGGACAGCACCAGCAGCCGCAACTGGAACATGTGGGCCCCGGAGATCCACTTCTTCGACGGCAAGTGGTACCTCTACTACTCCGCCGGGCCGCGCGCGTCCGCCTGCTGCGACGACCAGCGCACCCACGTGCTGGAGAGCGCCGGGTCCGACCCGATGGGGCCGTACACCTTCAAGAACACCTTCACCGGCTCCAACCTGAACCCCAACGGCTGGCTGATCGACGCCAGCGTGCTCAAGCACAACGACAAGCTGTACCTGGTCGGCAGCGGTTCGGCCGGCGGCAGCAAGCAGAGCCTCGTCATCGCGCCGCTCAGCAACCCGTACACGCTCGCCAGTTCCACGTTCACCGTCATCTCCAGCCCGACGCTCAGCTGGGAGACACAGAGCGGGGAGGTCAACGAGGGGCCCGAGCCGCTGTACCGCAACGGGCGTACGTTCCTCGTCTACTCCGCGAGCGCCTGCTGGGGTCCCGACTACAAGCTCGGGCAGCTGGAGCTGACCGGCTCCGACCCGCTGCTCGCCTCCTCCTGGACGAAGAAGCAGACGCCGGTCTTCCAGCGCAGCGACGCCAACAGTGTGTACGCGCCCGGTCACAACGGGTTCTTCACCTCGCCCGACGGGACGGAGAACTGGATCGTCTACCACGCCAACGACGCCGCCGGTGACGGGTGCGACAACGGGCGTACGACCCGCGCCCAGAAGTTCACCTGGAACGCGGACGGCACGCCGAACTTCGGCACCCCGGTCGCCCTCGGCGCGACCATCGCCGGCCCCTCGGGTGAGACGGCGACGACGCCGACCGCGTACACGATCGTCAACCGCAACAGCGGCAAGTGCCTGGACGTCAACGGCGGCAGCACGGCCGACGGCGCCAACATCTTCCAGTGGACCTGCAACGGCGGGGCCAACCAGAAGTGGCGCGTCGAGGACCGCGCCGACGACACCAGCCGCCTCGTGAACGTCGCCACCGGGAAGGTCGCCGACGTCGCCGACTGCGCGAGCGCCGACGGCGCCGACATCCGGCAGTGGTCCTGGCTGAACAACAACTGCCAGAAGTTCCGCATGGTCTACCTCGGCGGCGACTACGTCCGGATCGTCAACGCCTCCACCGGCAAGGTCATGGACGTCGCCGACTGCGGCACCGCCAACGGTACCGACGTACGCCAGTGGTCCTGGCTCAACAACAACTGCCAGCAGTGGCGGCTCGTCCCCACGACCGCCTGA